GAAGGACGGGTTTGTCCGCTGTCCACTGGACGCTCTCAATTGGCAGGAGAGGAAGTACCTGATCCTGGAGGAGATTCTCACCTACCGCCCTGACATCCTGTGCCTCCAGGAAGTAGACCACTACTATGACACTTTCCAGCCAATCCTGGCCAGCCTGGGTTACCAAGGCACCTTCCTAGCTAAACCGTGGTCTCCCTGTCTGGACGTAGAGCAGAATAACGGTCCCGACGGCTGCGCTCTGTTTTACCGCCGCTCCCGCTTCTCCTTGCAGTCCACAGCTCACCTGCGGCTGTCGGCCATGATGCTGCCCACCAACCAGGTAGCCATCGTTCAGACGCTGTGCTGCCGTCTAACGGGTCAGCGTCTGTGCGTGGCTGTCACACACCTGAAAGCCCGTAGCGGCTGGGAGAGGCTGCGTAGTGCGCAGGGTGCCGACCTCCTGCAGAGTTTACGCAGCATCACGTCCCGCTGTGGCAGCCGCGGCGATAGCGAGGGCACTGTCCCTCTGGTGGTGTGCGGGGACTTTAACGCCGAGCCCTCTGAAGACGTTTACAGACGCTTTAGCTCCTCCCCTCTCGGCCTAAACTCGGCATACAAGCTGCTGAGCTCCGATGGACAGACAGAGCCCGCCTACACCACGTGGAAGATCCGCCCCTCAGGAGAGAGCTGCAGCACTCTGGACTACATCTGGTACTCCCGTGATGCTTTAAGTGTGGATTGCCTGTTGAACATTCCCTCGGAGGAGCAGATCGGCCCAGACCGCCTCCCCTCTTATCACTACCCCTCTGACCATTTATCGCTGCTGTGTGACATCAGCTTCAGGGAGGAGCCTCATAGGTTGATGTAGGCGGCCAATCACAGTGGCCCTGGACCAAAAGGAGGACTGAGTGAGAAAAACCTTTGCTGCAAACCAGAGGAGCAACCTGACCGTGACATCATCACCTGGTTTCTGTCAGACAGCAGAAAGTGGGCGGAGTCATTGGGGAGGGAATAAACCTGATTGGAGTTTTGATTATCAGCATCATGAGACTGATGTGAACCCTCAAGCTGTGTTCAGACCAAAAGTGAAATCTAACtttcaaacaataaataaacacatgaagtcAACTCAAAGATGAAAGTAGCAGCAGGCatctcaaaaacacaaattaaaaaaaaaaaatcacctaaCGTTAAAAGGTCACCGATTTCTCAaaaacaggtcatcaaactgggacctggtactgatcctagctaacaggtctttaaactgggacctggtactgatcctagcctACATGTTGAAAACGTTTGGCCTGAACACAGCTCCACAAACCTGTGTCACCTGAAATGAGACACTGTGATGTTACTCTTGCCGAACTCTTTGATCCTTGGACTTGTTTAGAAGTGGGCGGCGTTAGGAGTCACACTGGAGCCCGTTGGCctcctttgtgttttaaaactaAATGTCATGTTTCATTTCCTGTACTTCCGCTGAGAAGGCAGCTAAGAGGTTCATCTGcagttatttattgtttttaaaaatgcacaTTAGACTTTTGTTACttaattttattaatttattgttttaactttccatcagttgtttattttctcaccagtgttttaaatcttattttctttaattgatGGTTCTTCTGAATGACGACGTCGATCATGAACATGTTGCTGCTTTGACTTCCTTGAACACGGGGAGGGGAGATGTTGATATGGatgaaataaagttattattttaatcCTAATGTCCTGATTCATTTGCCTGCTTTGTTCACAAAGAGTTGAGTAGATTTGCGGTCACATAACAAGGCTTTGGtgtcataaccagctaaaaagtCCTCACAGGTGCTTTCTCAGGGacaaacacacatggacacCCCGGTGTGCTCTGATCTGCGGCTGTCTTACTGGTTTACACAGGTTGAAGCAGAGGCCAAATAACTATGAATAACAGtttgcaagcacacacacagccatggTTAATATAGGACTGAAGATGAGTGATCAGCTGACTAAACTTTATGTTCCTAAAGGACGGAGCTCAGACTTGTTGGACGGTCTGTTAGTCCAATaaagtctgatatttacatgaaaacatttccaaaagGTCAAACCGCACAAACAcggcccagaggttaaaggtcagtgactgaattagctgaggtgacacctagcagacagctacTTCTATTCAAGCCTTGaaagaaatgtatattttatcgTGGGGATCGACTCAGTCGAGgtgacagcctcaagtggacaattTCAGAAACATCtgttggcttcatttctcagcTCAGAAACTCCCTCAGAACGACGTCATTGTGCAAATGTTCATGAAGGCCATTATGAAAACCTTCAGTCTCAATCTTTTGAAGAAATAACTTTttctgttcagttttgtttgaaacCAGGTAAGTGATCAGTAATGCTTTACCTCCCAGCCACACTAAACACAGGAGGAGGGAtgagcagctgtttgttttggtttagtgctggtgctcgagggcgacatctacttgataaaaaaaaaaaggcacacactCTTCCTTTAAGCGCAACACATCTTAGCACTAATAAATGCATTTTCCAAACAGCTAAATGAAAACGACCTAAGACAGTTTGgtcacatttgttgttttttataataCATATTCCAGTAAAATCTACTTCATTACACAGATAGTACAAGAAAAAAATAGTATATTATACTTCAGATGTGGAGCA
This is a stretch of genomic DNA from Labrus bergylta chromosome 9, fLabBer1.1, whole genome shotgun sequence. It encodes these proteins:
- the nocta gene encoding nocturnin isoform X2 codes for the protein MGSSSSRLFGTLAQSLNSPPLAQPDLYPEENPDEDLDQGLAEIDPDQLLRECEEALQSRPARPHRDLVLPSGLAPCRQKHNPSIRIMQWNILAQALGEGKDGFVRCPLDALNWQERKYLILEEILTYRPDILCLQEVDHYYDTFQPILASLGYQGTFLAKPWSPCLDVEQNNGPDGCALFYRRSRFSLQSTAHLRLSAMMLPTNQVAIVQTLCCRLTGQRLCVAVTHLKARSGWERLRSAQGADLLQSLRSITSRCGSRGDSEGTVPLVVCGDFNAEPSEDVYRRFSSSPLGLNSAYKLLSSDGQTEPAYTTWKIRPSGESCSTLDYIWYSRDALSVDCLLNIPSEEQIGPDRLPSYHYPSDHLSLLCDISFREEPHRLM
- the nocta gene encoding nocturnin isoform X1, which produces MNPARCCSVFFGQLRVSSRGGQVARRPFPPGGVSSPAGTRCCHPGVAAGGGGGGGGGVNGTSPQMKPSGVSNTATTPVCPMGSSSSRLFGTLAQSLNSPPLAQPDLYPEENPDEDLDQGLAEIDPDQLLRECEEALQSRPARPHRDLVLPSGLAPCRQKHNPSIRIMQWNILAQALGEGKDGFVRCPLDALNWQERKYLILEEILTYRPDILCLQEVDHYYDTFQPILASLGYQGTFLAKPWSPCLDVEQNNGPDGCALFYRRSRFSLQSTAHLRLSAMMLPTNQVAIVQTLCCRLTGQRLCVAVTHLKARSGWERLRSAQGADLLQSLRSITSRCGSRGDSEGTVPLVVCGDFNAEPSEDVYRRFSSSPLGLNSAYKLLSSDGQTEPAYTTWKIRPSGESCSTLDYIWYSRDALSVDCLLNIPSEEQIGPDRLPSYHYPSDHLSLLCDISFREEPHRLM